One segment of Olsenella uli DSM 7084 DNA contains the following:
- the recJ gene encoding single-stranded-DNA-specific exonuclease RecJ, with amino-acid sequence MPGLLGSRRWELLPQDAAAERCLREGCGVSSLVARTLAARGVKDVDEARRFLTPSLERDWADPLLIPGMEGAAQRVGAALDRHETIAVFGDFDVDGMSATCLLTLALRKLGGDVHPYIPYRFGEGYGLSDEALSRVIEGCDPDLIVTVDNGIAAREEVSHLGERGIDVVVTDHHEPAELVPVGVPVTDPKIDPACVSRELAGAGVALKLVQVLGERRGQPDLWRRYTEVATLGTISDMMLLEGENRALVADGIAQMRQTRRPGIVALAATSGVDLSSITADELPFSLIPRLNAAGRMGTTDVAFDLLLTDDAAVAAVLAGRLERTNAERREIESRLTDEAMEKVEATYDGGRVVVVGGEGWHEGVKGIVASRIANRYHVPSILFTISDGVARGSGRSVGTVDLFRAVERCSDVLVRFGGHAGAVGVTCAASNLDAFRSRLGEVMGQLPEEQFVDRGEVSAPVGLSEMSVEAIDSLEVLQPFGQGNKKPLFAVHGVCMRNRTRVGASGNHLRFVATDGVNPVPAIMFRTPQIERACDCEAAVDLVFEPVNETWQGRTKPKLMVRDILYRDAVDLCGDACEAATSLSDDLFSRAGETLSHDAQGDAVPSDAPARRAQLGRLGTDELTDELRRAMIGDHALLPAQREALDRLAAGKSVLCVMATGRGKSLIFHIHAAREAIGRGRASVFVYPLRALVADQSYHLAGSFGRLGMSVRVLTGETPLDERDDSFADLALGSVDVLLTTPEFLAIHAERFASSGRVGFVVVDEAHHAGVAKGGSRSSYTALPRVLERLGGPVALAVTATAEEGVAREICRLLSINADDGVVVDRSVRENLHVVDYRGLHDREAALVSVVATGMKTVVYVNSRERSVSLARMLRKNVPELGQRIAFYNAGLTREDRFRVEAAFRDGRLSCIVSTSAFGEGVNLPDIRNVVLYHMPFGSIEFNQMSGRAGRDGDDAWVYLLFGSRDARINERIICSAAPGRDDLVVLYRTLMTLAGRAGARDGETPLSMGNADIAQVALDVDPTARLDEHSVSCGISIFRELGFLGVSGYGPTRRISMAPSPERMRLERSIRYLEGLRSRDAFSAFRDWVLTSGQQEMLERINKPITPGFGCVVDR; translated from the coding sequence GTGCCTGGCCTGCTGGGAAGCAGGAGGTGGGAGCTGCTGCCGCAGGACGCGGCCGCCGAGAGGTGCCTGCGTGAGGGCTGTGGCGTCTCATCCCTCGTCGCGCGCACCCTCGCCGCGCGCGGTGTCAAGGACGTGGACGAGGCCCGTCGCTTCCTCACGCCCTCGCTCGAGCGCGACTGGGCGGACCCCTTGCTCATTCCCGGCATGGAGGGGGCGGCGCAGCGCGTGGGCGCCGCGCTCGACCGTCACGAGACCATAGCCGTCTTCGGTGACTTCGACGTCGACGGCATGTCCGCGACCTGCCTGCTCACGCTTGCGCTGCGCAAGCTGGGCGGTGACGTCCACCCTTACATACCGTACCGCTTCGGCGAGGGGTACGGCCTCTCCGACGAGGCCCTCTCCCGTGTGATAGAGGGCTGTGACCCCGACCTCATCGTCACCGTGGACAACGGCATCGCCGCCCGTGAAGAGGTCTCCCATCTCGGGGAGCGCGGGATCGACGTCGTCGTGACCGACCACCACGAGCCAGCCGAGCTCGTGCCCGTCGGCGTTCCCGTGACGGATCCCAAGATCGATCCCGCCTGCGTCTCGCGGGAGCTGGCGGGCGCAGGCGTCGCGCTCAAGCTCGTCCAGGTGCTCGGCGAGCGGCGAGGCCAGCCGGACCTCTGGCGGCGCTACACGGAGGTCGCCACGCTCGGCACCATCTCGGACATGATGCTGCTGGAGGGCGAGAACCGCGCCCTCGTGGCGGACGGCATCGCCCAGATGCGCCAGACCAGGCGTCCCGGAATCGTGGCGCTTGCGGCCACGTCCGGCGTGGACCTGTCCTCCATCACGGCCGACGAGCTGCCGTTCTCCCTGATCCCGCGACTCAACGCGGCTGGTCGCATGGGTACGACGGACGTCGCCTTCGACCTGCTCCTGACCGATGACGCCGCCGTGGCGGCCGTGCTCGCCGGTCGCCTCGAGCGCACCAATGCCGAGCGCCGCGAGATAGAGTCGCGGCTCACGGACGAGGCCATGGAGAAGGTCGAGGCAACCTACGACGGCGGTCGCGTCGTCGTGGTCGGTGGCGAGGGTTGGCACGAGGGGGTCAAGGGCATAGTCGCGAGTCGCATAGCCAATCGCTACCACGTCCCGTCCATCCTCTTCACGATCTCCGATGGCGTGGCTCGGGGCTCGGGCCGCTCAGTCGGCACCGTCGACCTCTTCCGTGCGGTCGAACGGTGCTCCGACGTGCTGGTCCGCTTTGGCGGACATGCCGGGGCGGTGGGGGTGACCTGCGCTGCCTCCAACCTCGATGCCTTCAGGTCCCGCCTCGGGGAGGTCATGGGCCAGCTGCCAGAGGAACAGTTCGTCGACAGGGGAGAGGTAAGCGCCCCCGTCGGCCTCTCCGAGATGAGCGTGGAGGCCATCGACTCGCTCGAGGTGCTCCAACCCTTTGGCCAGGGCAACAAGAAACCCCTGTTCGCAGTGCATGGTGTCTGCATGCGCAACCGCACCCGCGTCGGCGCGTCAGGCAACCACCTGCGCTTCGTGGCGACCGACGGCGTGAACCCCGTCCCGGCCATCATGTTCCGCACCCCCCAGATCGAGCGCGCCTGCGACTGCGAGGCGGCGGTCGACTTGGTGTTCGAGCCAGTCAACGAGACCTGGCAGGGGCGAACCAAGCCCAAACTCATGGTCCGTGACATCCTGTATCGGGACGCGGTCGACCTCTGCGGCGATGCATGCGAGGCTGCCACGTCCCTCTCGGACGACCTGTTCTCACGTGCCGGCGAGACCCTCTCGCATGACGCCCAAGGGGACGCAGTACCGTCTGACGCGCCCGCCCGTAGGGCGCAGCTGGGGCGCCTGGGCACAGACGAGCTCACCGACGAGCTGCGGCGCGCCATGATCGGCGACCATGCGCTCCTGCCCGCGCAGAGGGAGGCCCTCGACCGCCTGGCTGCCGGCAAGTCGGTGCTCTGCGTCATGGCGACAGGGCGTGGCAAGTCGCTGATCTTCCACATCCACGCCGCCCGTGAGGCCATCGGTCGCGGCAGGGCGAGCGTCTTCGTGTACCCGTTGCGCGCGCTCGTCGCCGACCAGTCGTATCATCTGGCTGGTTCCTTCGGGAGGCTGGGCATGAGCGTGCGCGTGCTCACGGGCGAGACGCCCTTGGACGAGAGGGACGACAGCTTTGCGGACCTGGCCCTAGGCTCGGTCGACGTGCTGCTCACGACCCCCGAGTTTCTGGCCATCCATGCCGAGCGCTTCGCGAGCTCGGGGCGCGTCGGGTTCGTGGTCGTGGACGAGGCCCACCACGCGGGTGTGGCCAAGGGGGGGAGCCGCAGCTCCTACACTGCGCTGCCCAGGGTCCTGGAACGCCTGGGAGGCCCGGTGGCGCTTGCCGTGACGGCGACCGCCGAGGAGGGTGTGGCCCGCGAGATCTGCCGCCTCCTCTCCATCAATGCCGATGACGGGGTCGTCGTGGACCGGAGCGTCCGGGAGAACCTCCACGTCGTAGACTACCGCGGGCTGCACGACCGCGAGGCCGCGCTCGTGTCAGTCGTCGCGACGGGCATGAAGACCGTGGTCTATGTCAACTCGCGCGAGCGATCGGTGTCACTCGCGCGCATGTTGCGCAAGAACGTGCCCGAACTGGGGCAGCGCATAGCCTTCTACAACGCCGGCCTCACGCGCGAGGATCGCTTTCGCGTGGAGGCGGCCTTCCGGGACGGGCGCCTGAGCTGCATCGTATCCACCAGCGCCTTTGGCGAGGGCGTGAACCTTCCGGACATCAGGAATGTCGTGCTCTACCACATGCCCTTCGGCTCGATCGAGTTCAACCAGATGAGCGGCCGGGCGGGACGCGATGGCGACGACGCCTGGGTCTATCTGCTCTTTGGCAGCAGAGACGCGCGTATCAACGAGAGGATCATCTGCTCGGCGGCCCCAGGGCGCGATGATCTGGTGGTGCTCTACCGGACCCTGATGACCCTGGCGGGACGCGCGGGCGCACGCGACGGCGAGACGCCCCTCTCGATGGGCAATGCTGACATTGCCCAGGTCGCCCTTGACGTCGATCCCACGGCGCGTCTGGACGAGCATTCCGTGTCCTGCGGCATCTCGATCTTTCGCGAGCTGGGCTTCCTGGGCGTCAGTGGCTACGGGCCGACCCGTCGGATCTCCATGGCCCCCTCACCCGAGCGCATGCGGCTCGAGCGGTCGATACGCTATCTCGAGGGGCTACGCTCGCGCGATGCGTTTTCGGCCTTCCGCGATTGGGTACTTACTAGCGGCCAACAGGAGATGTTGGAGCGTATCAACAAGCCGATCACGCCCGGCTTCGGCTGCGTCGTAGATCGATAG
- a CDS encoding RelA/SpoT family protein → MGEATGGLGSVRRRAVPQADNWRVLRNTCVTYLDAEALAKIDAAYSFAADFHRDQRRRSGEPYINHPVEVALILAKDLKMDEDPICAALLHDTVEDTSATLDDLTERFGATVAELVDGVTKLTSIEVSSMDEKQALNLRKMFLAMSKDIRVVIIKLADRLHNMRTLAALPPDRRVFKARETMDVYAPLADRLGISSIKWELEDLAFFYLNPDEYERIARMVQESRAQREQNTDEAIKTLGDELARVGITGFQIHGRPKHLWSIYQKMTRKGKKFTDIYDLIAIRVLTESVGDCYSTLGAVHTVWHPLPGRFKDYIAMPKPNGYQSLHTTVIGFDARPIEIQIRTFEMHSQAEYGIAAHWLYKKSGNSSGRMSRDEADVDSQINWIRRSLDWATDEEMGDPHEYLNSLRVELFEDEIFVFTPKGEVMSLRRDSTPLDFAYAVHTEVGNHCVGAKVNGSVAPLTYRLQSGDRIEILTNKNARPSHDWLNVVVTPSAKAKIRKYFTTVSKVDDAEQGRSDIAHELRKRGYGISNQRTTKAIERVTALLDYVRTNDLFAAVGTGKISPKQVANRIEAILEENSPERLAEQERAAARKAAHERAMTENRPLVNVSAKSASDRRRRNNCGVVAKGDPDLLVHLAHCCNPVAGDEIVGFVTRGRGVSVHRASCPNCKDLLNHPERMIDVEWDATGATEFQVEIVVEATDRMGLLKDVTIALGDAGGNILSAATQTTSTGVARLRFLVAISDASRLGPLLATVNKVPSVYDARRIMPGEGGNEMKRRTR, encoded by the coding sequence ATGGGCGAGGCTACCGGTGGCTTGGGGAGTGTCCGACGAAGGGCCGTGCCGCAGGCCGATAACTGGCGCGTGCTGAGGAACACCTGTGTCACGTACCTGGATGCCGAGGCATTGGCCAAAATCGACGCCGCCTACTCGTTCGCCGCGGACTTCCACCGCGACCAGCGTCGACGCTCTGGCGAGCCCTACATCAACCATCCGGTCGAGGTCGCGCTCATCCTGGCCAAGGACCTCAAGATGGACGAGGATCCCATCTGCGCGGCCCTTCTGCACGACACGGTGGAGGACACCTCGGCGACCCTGGATGACCTGACGGAGCGCTTTGGTGCCACGGTGGCGGAGCTGGTCGACGGCGTCACCAAGCTGACCTCCATCGAGGTCTCCTCGATGGACGAGAAGCAGGCCCTCAACCTGCGCAAGATGTTCCTGGCCATGTCCAAGGACATCCGCGTGGTCATCATCAAGCTCGCCGACCGCCTGCACAACATGCGCACCCTCGCGGCCCTGCCCCCCGACAGGCGCGTGTTCAAGGCCCGTGAGACGATGGACGTCTACGCGCCGCTTGCGGATCGCCTGGGCATCAGCTCCATCAAGTGGGAGCTCGAGGACCTGGCCTTCTTCTATCTGAACCCCGACGAGTACGAGCGCATCGCCCGCATGGTGCAGGAGTCGCGCGCCCAGCGCGAGCAGAACACCGACGAGGCCATCAAGACGCTTGGAGACGAGCTCGCCCGCGTGGGGATCACGGGCTTTCAGATCCACGGTCGTCCCAAGCACCTGTGGTCCATCTATCAGAAGATGACGCGCAAGGGGAAGAAGTTCACCGACATCTACGACCTGATCGCCATTCGCGTCCTGACGGAGTCCGTGGGAGACTGCTACTCCACGCTGGGTGCGGTCCATACCGTCTGGCATCCCCTGCCCGGCCGCTTCAAGGATTACATCGCCATGCCGAAGCCCAACGGCTACCAGTCGCTTCACACCACGGTCATCGGCTTCGACGCGCGGCCCATCGAGATCCAGATCAGGACCTTCGAGATGCACAGCCAGGCGGAGTACGGCATCGCCGCACACTGGCTGTACAAGAAGTCCGGCAACTCGAGCGGGCGCATGTCGCGCGACGAGGCTGACGTGGACAGCCAGATCAACTGGATACGGCGCAGCCTCGACTGGGCCACCGACGAGGAGATGGGCGATCCCCACGAGTACCTCAACAGCCTGAGGGTGGAGCTCTTCGAGGACGAGATCTTCGTGTTCACCCCCAAGGGCGAGGTCATGAGCCTCAGGCGCGACTCCACACCGCTCGACTTCGCCTATGCGGTCCATACCGAGGTCGGCAACCACTGCGTCGGAGCCAAGGTGAACGGCTCGGTCGCACCCCTGACCTACCGCCTCCAGAGCGGGGATCGCATCGAGATCCTGACCAACAAGAACGCAAGGCCGAGCCATGACTGGCTCAACGTCGTCGTGACCCCTTCGGCCAAGGCCAAGATACGCAAGTATTTCACCACGGTCTCGAAGGTCGACGATGCCGAGCAGGGCAGGAGCGACATCGCCCACGAGCTTCGCAAGCGAGGCTACGGCATCTCCAACCAGCGCACCACCAAGGCGATCGAGCGTGTCACCGCGCTGCTCGACTACGTCCGCACCAACGACCTCTTTGCCGCCGTGGGGACGGGAAAGATCTCGCCAAAGCAGGTGGCCAATCGCATAGAGGCCATCCTCGAGGAGAACTCGCCCGAGCGCCTGGCCGAGCAGGAGCGCGCCGCCGCACGAAAGGCCGCCCACGAGAGGGCCATGACCGAGAACCGCCCCCTGGTCAACGTCTCCGCGAAGTCGGCATCGGACCGCAGGAGGCGCAACAACTGCGGCGTCGTCGCGAAGGGGGACCCCGATCTCCTTGTCCACCTGGCCCACTGCTGCAACCCCGTGGCCGGCGACGAGATCGTTGGTTTCGTCACCCGGGGCCGTGGCGTCTCCGTGCATCGGGCGAGCTGTCCCAACTGCAAGGACCTCCTGAACCACCCGGAGCGCATGATCGATGTGGAGTGGGACGCCACCGGTGCGACCGAGTTCCAGGTCGAGATCGTGGTCGAGGCCACGGATCGCATGGGCCTCCTCAAGGACGTCACCATCGCGCTGGGCGACGCGGGCGGCAACATCCTCTCGGCGGCCACCCAGACGACTTCGACCGGTGTCGCGCGCCTGCGCTTCCTGGTCGCCATATCCGACGCGTCGCGCCTGGGCCCACTGCTCGCTACGGTCAACAAGGTCCCCTCCGTCTATGATGCGCGTCGTATCATGCCGGGGGAGGGCGGAAACGAGATGAAAAGGAGGACCCGATGA
- a CDS encoding MBL fold metallo-hydrolase, with protein MTCRDERDESCCRDGHGHGGCGGHAHGHGHDDCRDGHGHHREGDGCCGGCEGGRRGRDQIAMFVVGPLETDCYAYLSGGECMVVDPGNSGAKIAEHLPVGATVRYIVATHGHGDHVGGVKALREITGGSYAIHAADAELARHAGEPSEQGRSYDDNAPDPDLTLAEGDVLELGSARFKVLEAPGHTPGGIVLLGEGSARGVAFVGDTLFKGSCGRTDLGGGDERAMRRTLARLKREIPAHTNLFCGHGDPTTMEDELVTNPALQ; from the coding sequence ATGACGTGCAGGGACGAGAGGGACGAGTCCTGTTGTCGTGACGGCCACGGACACGGCGGCTGCGGCGGTCACGCCCATGGGCACGGGCACGACGACTGCCGCGATGGCCACGGGCACCACCGTGAGGGTGACGGCTGCTGCGGGGGCTGCGAGGGAGGCCGTCGCGGGCGCGACCAGATCGCCATGTTCGTCGTGGGTCCGCTCGAGACGGACTGCTACGCATACCTCTCCGGCGGAGAGTGCATGGTCGTCGATCCCGGAAACTCGGGGGCAAAGATCGCCGAGCATCTCCCCGTGGGCGCGACGGTGAGGTACATAGTCGCGACCCACGGGCACGGAGACCATGTGGGCGGCGTGAAGGCCCTGCGTGAGATCACGGGTGGCAGCTACGCCATCCATGCGGCTGACGCCGAGCTGGCCCGACACGCCGGCGAGCCCAGCGAGCAGGGGCGCTCCTACGACGACAATGCCCCGGACCCCGACCTGACCTTGGCGGAGGGTGACGTGCTCGAGCTGGGCAGCGCCCGCTTCAAGGTGCTCGAGGCACCGGGGCACACGCCAGGGGGCATCGTCCTTCTCGGCGAGGGTAGCGCCCGGGGCGTGGCCTTCGTGGGTGACACCCTGTTCAAGGGCTCGTGCGGCAGGACCGATCTTGGGGGAGGCGACGAGAGGGCCATGCGCAGGACGCTCGCACGTCTCAAGAGGGAGATCCCCGCCCACACAAACCTCTTCTGCGGGCATGGCGACCCCACGACCATGGAGGACGAGCTTGTGACGAACCCTGCGCTTCAATAG